A region of Faecalibacterium taiwanense DNA encodes the following proteins:
- a CDS encoding CHC2 zinc finger domain-containing protein, whose translation MNIFETVKAAVTVRQAAEHYGLKINRSGMICCPFHDDRHPSLKLNEDYFYCFGCGTAGDVVDFTARLFDMSAYEAAQRLAVDFGLDRPPSVVAQVRKPRPRVNQLKQDELFCLNVLSGYLHLLEDWKERYAPEAPEDELDERFVEACHELGYVEYLTDLLIMSDYEERTDTVKELLTDGTIAKMQERLDKQEKEVRCHVREQEIA comes from the coding sequence ATGAACATTTTTGAAACAGTCAAGGCGGCGGTCACGGTTAGGCAAGCCGCCGAACACTACGGGCTGAAAATCAATCGCTCCGGGATGATTTGCTGCCCTTTCCACGATGACAGACACCCCAGCTTGAAGCTGAACGAGGATTACTTCTATTGCTTCGGTTGCGGTACTGCCGGGGATGTGGTGGACTTCACAGCAAGGCTGTTTGACATGTCCGCTTATGAAGCAGCGCAGAGACTTGCTGTGGACTTCGGGCTGGACAGGCCGCCGTCCGTGGTAGCACAGGTCAGAAAGCCCCGTCCCCGTGTAAACCAGTTGAAGCAGGACGAGCTTTTCTGCCTGAATGTGCTGTCCGGGTATCTTCATCTTTTGGAGGACTGGAAAGAGCGGTATGCTCCCGAAGCACCGGAAGACGAACTTGATGAGAGGTTCGTGGAAGCCTGTCACGAGCTGGGCTATGTGGAGTATCTGACCGATTTGCTCATTATGAGCGACTACGAAGAAAGGACTGATACGGTCAAGGAACTTTTGACAGATGGAACGATTGCAAAAATGCAAGAACGACTGGACAAGCAGGAAAAGGAGGTGCGCTGCCATGTCAGAGAACAGGAAATTGCCTGA